The following proteins are encoded in a genomic region of Bosea beijingensis:
- a CDS encoding GNAT family N-acetyltransferase: protein MFPELTRDDVFRLETRRLWLRWPRMADANAILRLAGEKAVAEMTASIPHPYPPQAVEPFIFGARKGNALGEHLALAITPRSKPNELIGMVSAHRQATGVPFIGYWLGTPHWGKGYATEAVQGLIDSLFSLIELPAIEADTRVINPASRRVLEKSGFRSEGSFLKSLPARGGLFPCEQFRLDRSTWAALKSWSASGWAHAPDPEADEEPARAPALGIPPRRQQEQAEPCPA from the coding sequence ATGTTCCCCGAACTGACCCGCGACGATGTCTTCCGGCTCGAGACCCGCCGTCTCTGGCTGCGTTGGCCCCGCATGGCCGATGCCAATGCCATCCTGCGCCTTGCCGGCGAGAAAGCGGTGGCGGAGATGACGGCATCGATTCCCCATCCCTACCCGCCCCAGGCGGTCGAGCCCTTCATCTTCGGGGCCCGCAAGGGCAATGCCCTGGGCGAGCATCTCGCGCTGGCCATCACCCCCCGCTCGAAGCCCAACGAACTGATCGGCATGGTCAGCGCGCACAGGCAGGCGACGGGCGTGCCCTTCATCGGCTACTGGCTCGGCACCCCGCATTGGGGCAAGGGCTACGCGACCGAGGCGGTGCAGGGGTTGATCGACAGCCTGTTCTCGCTGATCGAGCTGCCGGCGATCGAGGCGGATACCCGCGTCATCAACCCGGCCTCGCGGCGGGTGCTGGAGAAGTCCGGCTTCCGCTCCGAGGGCTCGTTCCTGAAGTCGCTGCCGGCGCGTGGCGGACTTTTCCCGTGCGAGCAGTTCCGGCTCGACCGCTCGACCTGGGCGGCCCTGAAGAGCTGGAGCGCCAGCGGCTGGGCGCATGCGCCCGATCCGGAGGCGGACGAGGAGCCGGCACGCGCGCCGGCGCTCGGCATACCCCCGCGCCGCCAGCAGGAACAGGCCGAGCCCTGCCCGGCCTGA
- the rpmA gene encoding 50S ribosomal protein L27, with protein MAHKKAGGSSRNGRDSESKRLGVKKFGDQAVVSGNIIIRQRGTKWHAGANVGMGKDHTLFATTNGRVRFTTKLGRAFVNVVPAQEAAE; from the coding sequence ATGGCTCACAAAAAGGCAGGCGGCTCGTCGCGTAACGGCCGTGATTCTGAAAGCAAGCGCCTCGGCGTGAAGAAGTTCGGCGACCAGGCGGTCGTTTCCGGCAACATCATTATTCGTCAGCGCGGCACCAAGTGGCATGCCGGCGCCAATGTCGGCATGGGCAAAGACCATACCCTCTTTGCGACGACGAATGGCCGAGTCCGATTCACGACGAAACTCGGCCGAGCTTTCGTGAACGTAGTCCCGGCCCAAGAGGCCGCAGAGTAA